From Etheostoma cragini isolate CJK2018 chromosome 10, CSU_Ecrag_1.0, whole genome shotgun sequence, the proteins below share one genomic window:
- the crybb1l1 gene encoding beta-crystallin B1 produces the protein MSSGDKSKTSSQTDGKPAQSKKSEMGMMAYKMYVFDQENFQGRMIEISNECMNVCEMGMDRVRSLRVECGPFLGYEQMNFCGEMYILEKGEYPRWDSWSNCQKNDYLLSFRPVRMDPEKHKICLYEVGEFKGRKMEIMDDDVPSLFSYGFTDRVGSIIVSCGTWVGYQFPGYRGSQYLLEKGDFRHFNEYGARHPQFQSVRRIRDMQWHQQGCYTMASK, from the exons ATGTCCAGTGGAGATAAGTCCAAGACTTCTTCCCAGACCGACGGAAAGCCTGCTCAGAGCAAGAAGTCTGAGATGGGAATGATGGCCTACAAG ATGTACGTGTTCGACCAGGAGAACTTCCAGGGGCGCATGATCGAGATCAGCAACgagtgcatgaatgtgtgtgagatgGGCATGGACCGCGTGCGCTCCCTGCGCGTTGAGTGTGGGCC CTTTTTGGGCTACGAGCAGATGAACTTCTGCGGTGAGATGTACATCCTGGAGAAGGGAGAGTATCCTCGCTGGGACTCTTGGAGCAACTGCCAGAAGAACGACTACCTGCTGTCCTTCAGGCCCGTCAGAATG GACCCTGAGAAGCACAAGATCTGCCTGTACGAGGTGGGAGAGTTCAAGGGCCGCAAGATGGAGATCATGGATGATGACGTTCCCAGCCTGTTCTCCTACGGCTTCACCGACAGAGTGGGCAGCATCATTGTCAGCTGTGGAAC CTGGGTGGGATACCAGTTCCCTGGATACCGTGGCAGCCAGTACCTGCTGGAGAAGGGCGACTTCAGGCACTTCAACGAGTATGGCGCCCGCCATCCTCAGTTCCAGTCTGTGAGGCGTATCCGCGACATGCAGTGGCACCAACAGGGCTGCTACACCATGGCCAGCAAGTGA